The DNA window CGGTCTGCGACAAGGCGGGCATCTCCATGATTAACGGCGCAAGCGGCACGGTTCGCGAGGCGGTGGAACAATTCGTCGGCGAGTATGAAATCGAGCCTGGGGCGCGGATCGCGCAAACAACGGCAACGCAACCCGGCAGGCCACGGTTGGGACTCGGAAGGAGTGCTGGAACCGGCACGGTTGCGGGGGCCGGCATGGGCAGGTGCGGCGGGAAGGGCCTGGGTGGAAGAATGAGCGGCGGAATGGGGCTTGGGGGCGGCAGGCGCCGTGGCCAATGCGGAAATCAGTGAGCGGATCCGGGGGCGTGATGAAAATAGCGGTGGCCAGCGGCAAGGGCGGCACCGGCAAAACCACGGTGGCGGTGGCCCTGGCCTGCTCGGCCGGGGGGCCGGTGCAGTATCTGGACTGTGACGTGGAGGAACCGAACGGACATATCTTTCTCCGGCCCGTTTTTCACGGAAGCCGGGAAATTTCTTTGGCCGTTCCCCGGGTGCTGGAGGAAAAATGCACCTGGTGCGGGAAATGCCGCGATCTCTGCCGATTCAACGCCATTACCGTCTTCGGTCGCACCATCATGGTTTTTCCCGACCTCTGCCATGCCTGCGGCGGATGTTTTCTCGTATGTCCGGAAAAGGCATTTGTCGAAGAACGACGGGTGCTCGGTCTGCTGGAAAAGGGACGATCCGGGGAAATCGATTTTGTTCATGGTCGTTTGCGGGTGGGGGAGGCCATGGCGGTACCGCTTATTCATGCCGTCCTGGAGGAGGCTGCGGCGGAGGGTTTGGTGATCATTGATGCGCCGCCCGGCACCTCCTGTCCTTTTGTCGCTTCGGTGAAAGAGGCTGAATACGTCCTGCTGGTCACCGAGGCCACCCCTTTCGGTCTTCATGATCTGAAAATTGCAGTGGCCGTGCTGCGCAAGCTCGGTTTGCCCTTCGGCGTGATCATCAACCGGTCCGATCTGGGTGACGTCAAGACGGCGTCGTGGTGCAGGCGGGAAAATATCACGATTCATAGTGAAATACCCTTTGACCGGAAAATTGCCGAAGGATATGCCGCGGGTGTGCCGCTGGTCGACAGTCGACCGGAATTGCGGCAGACCTTTTCTTCATTGCTTGAGGAGTTGCAATCATGAAAGAGCTTCTTGTGCTGAGCGGAAAAGGCGGTACCGGCAAAACCACCATTGCCGCCGCCCTGGCTGCCCTGATGGAAAACAAGGTGATTGCCGATTGTGATGTGGATGCCGCGGACCTGCATCTTGTCCTGAACCCGCGTGCCCGGGAAGAGCATGAATTCTGGTCCGGGGTGGAGGCGGTGATTGATGCGGAGCGTTGCGTGGCCTGCGGCACTTGCGTCGAGCTGTGCCGTTTTCATGCCATCACCCTTGAGGAAACAGCGCGACTCCTGCCTTTTTCCTGCGAGGGGTGCGGAGTATGCGCCGAATTCTGTCCGGAAGGGGCCATCCGGCTGGAGGAAAAGCTTTCCGGCGACTGGTTTGTCGCTGATACGGCGTATGGTCCCATGGTGCATGCCCGGCTGGGAATCGGCGAGGAAAACTCGGGCAAACTGGTCAGTCTGGTGAAAAGAAAGGCGCGCGAGGTGGCGGAAGGATGCGGCGCTTCGTGGTTGCTGGTGGATGGCCCGCCCGGCATCGGCTGCCCGGTCATTGCCTCCCTGTCAGGGGTTGATTTTGCCCTGCTGGTTACCGAACCGACCCGATCCGGCCTGCATGATCTGGCGCGGGTGGCGGAACTGGCCGCGCATTTTAAAATCCTGACCGGGGTGTGTATCAACAAGTGGGATCTGCAGCCGGACGTTGCCGCGGAGATAGAGGCGTTCTGCCGGGAAAAAAATATTGCGCTCCTCGGCCGGGTTCCTTTTGACGTGGCGGTGGTTGATTCCATTGTCCAGGGACGTACCCTTATTGAGCATGCGGAAAATTCCCCGGCTGCCCGGGCGGTGCGGCAGTTGTGGCAGAATTTGTTGAATTTCGCGGATCTGGGAATGAAGGTGCCGGATTAAAAAAAAGACAATCCCTTTGAGGATATTTTCCTAAAATTTTAATTTGTGGAGGTAGCTGGTGAAATCACTCGTTGTTTATTCAAGTCAGTCGGGCAATACAAAAAAATTGGCCCAGGCGGTGGCGGATGCGCTGCCCGGAGAAAAAGAAGTGGTGGCGGTGGATGGCGCGCCGGAAAAACTGGACGGAGTCGATCTTGTCGCCGTGGGATTCTGGCTGATGGCGGGCAAGCCGGACCCGAAAAGCAGTGAATTCCTGGCCGGGGTGGCGGGGAAAAAAGTATTTCTTTTCGCCACCCATGGCGCGGCCAAAGGCTCGGCCCATGCCGCGGCAGCCATGGCGCATGCGGTTAAAATCGCGGCTGGCGCCCAGGTGGTCGGCAGCTTCAGTTGCCAGGGCGAGGTGCAGGCCAAGGTGATGGAAACGGCCCGGGCCAAAGTACCGCCGCCGCTGTGGCTGGCCGATGCCCCCTTTGCCGCCGGACACCCGGACGCGACGGATATTGCCGCGGTCAAAGACGCGGTCCTGGCCTGCCTTTAATCTGCCCGGCCGGTCCGACTCAGTCGGACCGGTCAGTCGTTTTCCTCTTCCTCGTCCAGATCGAGTTCCGGGTAGAGCTTATTCACGCATTCCGGGCAGATGCTGTGGCTGAAGGAGACGTCGGAGTGCTTCATGATGTAGCCTTCCACCTGCTGCCAGTAGCCCGCGTCATCGCGGATTTTTTTGCAGCTGGCGCAGATGGGGATGATGCCCCGCAAGGTTTTGATGTGCTCCAGGGCCTCGCGCAGCTCCGTGATAAGCCGCTCCTTTTCCCGTTCCCTGACCTTGCGGGTGTCGATTTCGGTTTTCAGGCGGAGAAGGGAACGCACCCTGGCAATGAGTTCCACCTTGTTGAAAGGTTTGGTGATGTAATCCACCGCCCCGGCATCAAAGGCGGCCTGCAGGCTGTCGCTTGAGGTGTCGGCGGTGATGATGATCACCGGTGTCGGCGGCCGGCCGGTTTCCCTTTCATGGTCGCGGATCAGGCGGGTGGCGCTGTAACCGTCCATTACCGGCATCTGGATGTCCATGAGCACCAGGTCATAATCCCTGCTTTGAAACATTTCCACCGCGGATGTGCCGTTTTCCGCCATGTCGAGCTGAATGGGGGTGCCCCTGAAAAAGCGTTCGATGATCAGGCGGTTGTGGATGTAATCCTCGACCAGCAGCACCCTGGCCGCGCGGAGGCCGGCAGGGCGGGTGCCGTCCCCATGGGCAGGCTGAAGAAAAAGGTGCTGCCCCGGCCCTCCCTGCTTTCCAGCCAGATTCGACCGCCCATCAGGGTCACCAGTTCCTTGGAGATGGTCAGGCCGAGGCCGGTGCCGCCGAAACGCCGGGTGGTGGAGGAATCAGCCTGCACGAAGCGCTCGAAGATGGCCTCCTGTTTGTCCGCCGGGATGCCGAGGCCGGTGTCGGCAAGGCAAAGAGCAGATCCACCGCGTCTTCCCGGCAGGCGTCGTTGGAAAGCCGACAGCGCACGGTAATCTCACCTCGCGCCGTGAACTTGATGGCGTTGCCGGTCAGGTTGATGAGAATCTGTCGCAACCGGCCGTAATCGCCCCGCAGGCAGGAGGGGGACGTCCGGGGACAGGTCGAGATGCAGTTCAAGCCCCTTTTCATGGGCCTTCAACGCCATGAGCGAACAGACGCCTTCCAGCAGCTCCAGGGGGCTGAATTCAGTCAGGTCGAGTTCGATCCGGCCGGCCTCCACCTTGGAAAGATCAATGATGTCGTTGATGAGGGCGAGCAGGGCCTCGCCGTTGTTTTCGAATACTTGAACGTATTCCCGCTGTTCGTGGGTGAGCGGGGTCTCCTTGAGCAGATCGGCCATGCCGATGATGGCGTTTAACGGCGTGCGAATCTCGTGGCTCATGTTGGCGAGAAACTCGCTTTTGGTCCGGGTGGCCGCCTCGGCCTCCTCCTTGGCATGGAGAAGTTCCCGCGCCGCCTTTTTTCTTTCCGTAATGTCACGGGCCACGCTGAGAATGAGTTGCCGTTCGCTCACGGTCACCAGGCGGGCAAAGACCTCGACCTCCATCTCCGTGCCGTCCTTGCGGGAATGGGTCGTCTCAAAAGCCGCCTCTCCGGTGGTGAAGATCTGCCGCAGTCGCTGCTCGATGAGGTGGGCCTGTTCCCGGGTATCGATTTCCGAAAGACCACGTTCCAGCATCTCCGCCTGGCTGTAGCCGCGGCTTGTGTAAGCGGCGCGGTTGGCATAAACCATGCGGCCCTCGAGATCGAGAACAAAAACCGAGTCGATGGCGTTGTCAAGCATCAGCGAGCGGAAGGCGAGATCCTCCTCCGCCCGGCGCTGCATCAGGATGTTCCACATGGTGTTCATGAAAAGGTTGATCTGGCGGACATCCGTTTCGTCGTAGGGCTCTTCCTTGTTGCCGACGCCGATGACGGCGACGAGCCGTTCCCCGGAAAAAATGGGGGTCGACAGGTGGCGGCTGAGGGGAAAATGGCCGTCGGGCAGGCCGTTTTTTTCGGCCATGCCCGGATAATCGTTGTGGATGACGGCCTGCCGCAGGCGGATACTGTCCGCCCAGATACCGGCGTCGGCCAGCGGGTAATGGAGGGTCGGCGCCGCGGTGCAGCGTTCCCGCGTCGCCCGCGACCAGGAATAGAGTTCGATGCCTTCCTTGTTCTCATGGAAGAAATGGAGATAACCAACCTCGCTTCTGGTCAGTCGCACCATCTCCTCCAGGGCATGATCGGTCAGCTCCCGTTCCGAGGCAAAGGGGCGCTGTGAAAGCTGCAGCAGGACGGAAAGACGTTCCTCTTCCCGGCGCAGCGCGTCCATGGTCCTGGCCAGCTGCGTTTCCGTTTGTTTGCGTCGGGTGATGTCGCTGCCGATGACCGAAGCAGCGATGATCCTGCCCGCGTTGTCCTTGATCGGGGATACGGTGAGGGCGACGTCGATCTCCCGGCCGTCCTTGCGCCGCCGGGTGGTTTCGAGATGTTCCACCGCCTCGCCCCGCTGGAGGGTGGCGAGTATGTCCCGCATTTCATCGTCATGGCCGGCTGGGGAGAGCATGAGGACGGAACGGCCGATCACCTCTTCTTCCCGGTAACCGTAAATTTTTTCCGCCCCCCGGTTCCAGCTCGTGATGATGCCCGTGGGGGTTTTGCCGATAATCGCCTCTTCGGCGGAGGAGACGATGGCTGCCAGTTCCCTGGTTTTTTCCTCGGCAGCCAGTCGTTCGCTGATGTCGCGGAAGGTCACCACCGCGCCGGCCGCGACTCCCTGACGGATGATGGGGGTGGAGCTGATGGAGACGGGCAGGAATGAACCGTCTGATTTGATAAAGTGTTCATCGCGTTCGATCTGGGACAGGCCGTTGACAATGGCGAGATGCGCCGGGCACGATGCAATCGGATTGGGCGAACCGTCCGGCCGGCAATGGTGAAAGATGTCATGGCTTCCCTTGCCCAGCACATCGGCGGACTGGCAGCCGAGAAGCCTTTCCGCCGCCGGGTTGATGAAGGTGATGCGTCCCTCCCGGTCGAGAACGAAGATTCCTTCCGCCACCGTGGTGGTGATCTCCCGCAGACGTTCCTCGCTTTCCCGCAGGCCGGCCTCGCGTCCCTGCACCCAGCCGATCAGTTCCTGAAAGGAAGAAGTGACCTGGGATATTTCATCGTTGCCGCCGCGAGCCGCCTTTCGTAACGTATCCTGCATGTCGGGGGTGAGCCGTCCCGCCTCGATATAGCTGCGCCACCACTTCCTGCGGCGAGTGGGACGCCAGCCATTCCAGGGTCCGGCGGAGAATGCGCACCATGGTCGCGGCCATCTCCGGCTGGTCGTTGATGACATCGGAACGGGTGACCAGGGTGGCGTGGAGGAAGCCGAGTCCGGGAATGGAGGGCGACAGTTCGGGTATGGCCGGGTTGGCGAGGATAAAAACTTTGCCTTCGGCCGCAAGCCGAGTGGCGAATGGCTCGTCGCCCATGATGGCGTCCACCGAGCCGCTCAGGATGCAGGCCGACTGGTCCTGCCAGTTCTTGCCGATGGAAAGGAAGCGCACCTTGCCGGGTTCGATACCTGCCTGGGCGAGGAGAGCTTCCATAACCTGCTGGGTAAGGTTTTGCTGGTGGCGGAACTGGTGGTCACGCCGATGGTCCGTCCCTTGAGATCGGCAATGTTTCGCACCTCGTCCTTCAGGTCGGAACGGACCATGAGGGTCCACAGCGGCGCGTCGTTCACCGCGGCAATGGCGACCACATCAAGACCTTTCGCCTTCTGGGACATGATGGCCGGCATGCCGAGCATGGCGAAATCGCTGTTGCGGGTATTGAGATTGCGCAGTGCTCCGCTGCCGCCGCCGACGGAGATGATCCTGAGTTCGGCCCCCTCGATCCGGTCCGCCCCGACTTTCCGCATCAGGTCGGCCGGCAGAAAGGAAAGATTGTGCGGGCCCGGTACGCTGAGACTGATCTTCAGCAGCGGCGCGGCCCAGGCCGGCAGCAGGGCGAGGACGGGCAGCATCCGTAACAAAAGGTGCGGATGGCAGGGGGAGGGCGTTTTTTTTCATGTTGTTCACGAAAGTTTTCTCAATGTGAGGTGAGGGGGAGACCGCCGGTGGCGGCGACACGAGATGTCGCGTATGAAATAATTTTGGCAAGAGCGGCGAAAAAAAGCAATTGAAAAGGGTTACGGGCGGAGGTCTGCTGCCGGGATCTCGTCCAATGAGTGGTGTGCTTCCGTTTCAGTCACTACACCTCCTTTGTCGGGAGAGAGTAAGGAAATGAGACGGCAAGGGGATTTCCTTCGGGTGGAAACGCCAGGCCGGGGAATTGATGGTATTACGCTGAATCATCTCGTGTCTCTTTTATTTGCGGTACGGACCGGCATTCGAGAAAAATGCGAGCCGTGCAGCGGGCGCAGATATTCTTGTCCAATCGCCGGAAGATGTCGGCGATGGCATCCGCTTTCTTTTCATAAAGATTTTCAACCCCTATTTTTACGAGTTCATCGACCAGGCGAAAATGATCACAAACCCCCTCGTTGATGTGATAGATGTATAACCTGCCGCCGGCCGCCCTCCTCTCCTCCGCCAGGCGGACGAGAAATTCCGCGCCCGCCATGTCGATGAGATTGATGCCGCTGGCCACGAT is part of the Desulfobulbaceae bacterium DB1 genome and encodes:
- a CDS encoding (4Fe-4S)-binding protein, producing MKIAVASGKGGTGKTTVAVALACSAGGPVQYLDCDVEEPNGHIFLRPVFHGSREISLAVPRVLEEKCTWCGKCRDLCRFNAITVFGRTIMVFPDLCHACGGCFLVCPEKAFVEERRVLGLLEKGRSGEIDFVHGRLRVGEAMAVPLIHAVLEEAAAEGLVIIDAPPGTSCPFVASVKEAEYVLLVTEATPFGLHDLKIAVAVLRKLGLPFGVIINRSDLGDVKTASWCRRENITIHSEIPFDRKIAEGYAAGVPLVDSRPELRQTFSSLLEELQS
- a CDS encoding (4Fe-4S)-binding protein, with product MKELLVLSGKGGTGKTTIAAALAALMENKVIADCDVDAADLHLVLNPRAREEHEFWSGVEAVIDAERCVACGTCVELCRFHAITLEETARLLPFSCEGCGVCAEFCPEGAIRLEEKLSGDWFVADTAYGPMVHARLGIGEENSGKLVSLVKRKAREVAEGCGASWLLVDGPPGIGCPVIASLSGVDFALLVTEPTRSGLHDLARVAELAAHFKILTGVCINKWDLQPDVAAEIEAFCREKNIALLGRVPFDVAVVDSIVQGRTLIEHAENSPAARAVRQLWQNLLNFADLGMKVPD
- a CDS encoding flavodoxin family protein, with the translated sequence MKSLVVYSSQSGNTKKLAQAVADALPGEKEVVAVDGAPEKLDGVDLVAVGFWLMAGKPDPKSSEFLAGVAGKKVFLFATHGAAKGSAHAAAAMAHAVKIAAGAQVVGSFSCQGEVQAKVMETARAKVPPPLWLADAPFAAGHPDATDIAAVKDAVLACL